One part of the Vanessa tameamea isolate UH-Manoa-2023 chromosome 8, ilVanTame1 primary haplotype, whole genome shotgun sequence genome encodes these proteins:
- the LOC113400133 gene encoding partitioning defective 3 homolog isoform X3: MDEPEYPPVAPPRLKKRARLATKERAQRTVSWGPETWVGVRALRASSGGILDLDDRVRDVADDRETLTAECANQSQPRAAQADGASGSSAGTASPDMFRGGGGVGGSMRVPNTDSCVEVGVADLEDGANGLQVRRGSEPSLHQDTLPPQRQVSDHSKRWSAAVVCRDDTSRVMHKVHPLDGRPPDPPPGHGQHFQRQSNRLSMQFSGPGSGVWLDAAERVQVYESKSLPRDARKEPLGQDTPPCNNQNHRVEDMLRWVSGVNNVANVHPVQERPLDLLPEGNSERAISGMEVPVSPSSKPVSKAMQTVTVTLIKGEKGLGFTITTRDNPTGGHCPIYIKNILPKGAAVSDGRLRAGDRLVSVNQVAVSGRTQQQVVALLRATPPDAAVELVVERARAQRVEPQQSPTKYTEKPIGPAPSTQSKPIEAKPENGRVSSMVNAINHGNNNSVRGRIPKSSSKDDLLKDHSVDSALQEALNSSSNSLLGLRNRLILRLDVPVHDSEKAGLGISVKGKVTVGPDPHDLGIFIKSVLHGGAASRDGRLHTNDQLLSVNGVSLVGQSNAEAMETLRRALLHSRPNVHGSISLTIARRTDSMDSLARWKDDTPPNGNDTTNSNENSNSQNFNTVIYNTSHDKENKPLDYSQKVETSKEGTDHHDGRSSKKHASIITINNNTSWVSNQSDDSKGYLERDKDTIPHDNKRDSFEWSRLDGWNPVIDRLTGLRNESYYMATQVDAPVANGHHYRQNLGHVHMSRSPPAHHNVIIEEDYGTTRGSTAGESGSESGGAFSRDAVGRRSMSEKRHAALDARATGTYRKIKENKAIHAMQVGPSLGMRKSSSLESLQTAIQETQRNPIRNEPIYARAHPPLKHWLTDDNAAPETIVRGSPQQSSLSHKKPSLLKSLSTMFRIGKPHKKPEADLYGRAQPGRSSEKSLSREALERHRKEERSNEAEPVPPAREERSSRSGSERRTAPAHGHTMENAWGPTGHYVNYEEIQQNLNLRREKLREVQIGQVRRTAHAPPDSRRTGAGGYHSQRSCKESGIRPQSNYYEYESAPPRRPGKLSHYH; the protein is encoded by the exons ATGGACGAACCGGAGTATCCACCCGTAGCTCCGCCCCGGTTAAAGAAGCGGGCTCGTTTAGCCACCAAAGAACGTGCACAGCGCACAGTTTCGTGG GGGCCGGAGACATGGGTAGGCGTGCGAGCACTTCGTGCAAGTTCAGGTGGTATTCTGGATCTGGACGATCGCGTGAGAGACGTGGCCGACGATCGAGAGACGCTCACCGCAGAATGCGCTAACCAGTCGCAGCCTAGGGCTGCCCAAGCAGATGGCGCGAGCGGCTCTTCGGCTGGTACCGCCTCGCCGGATATGTTTCGG GGCGGTGGTGGCGTGGGGGGCAGTATGCGAGTTCCAAATACAGATTCGTGTGTAGAAGTTGGCGTAGCCGACTTGGAAGACGGTGCTAACGGTTTACAAGTTCGTCGCGGAAGTGAGCCCTCACTGCATCAAGACACATTGCCTCCGCAAAGACAG gtTTCAGATCATAGTAAACGATGGTCAGCGGCGGTTGTGTGTCGGGACGACACAAGCCGTGTGATGCACAAAGTGCACCCTCTGGACGGCCGGCCGCCCGACCCGCCCCCCGGCCACGGACAGCACTTCCAGAGACAATCCAACCGTCTCTCTATGCAGTTCTCTGGCCCTGG gAGTGGTGTTTGGTTGGATGCGGCTGAACGAGTCCAGGTTTATGAAAGTAAAAGCCTTCCCCGAGATGCTCGAAAAGAACCACTAGGACAAGATACACCTCCCTGTAACAATCAGAACCATAG AGTTGAAGATATGTTGAGATGGGTGTCTGGAGTCAATAATGTGGCGAATGTACACCCTGTTCAAGAACGACCTCTCGATCTTCTACCAGAAG GTAACAGCGAAAGGGCCATATCGGGCATGGAAGTGCCAGTCAGTCCGAGTAGCAAGCCAGTATCGAAAGCTATGCAAACCGTCACTGTCACCCTGATCAAGGGCGAAAAGGGCCTAGGGTTCACTATCACCACCAGAGACAATCCTACAGGAGGGCATTGtcctatttatattaagaatattttaccaaag GGCGCGGCGGTGTCGGACGGGCGGCTGCGCGCGGGCGACCGGCTGGTGTCGGTGAACCAGGTGGCGGTGTCGGGGCGCACGCAGCAGCAGGTGGTGGCGCTGCTGCGCGCCACGCCGCCCGACGCCGCCGTCGAGCTGGTGGTGGAGCGCGCGCGCGCGCAG AGGGTGGAACCTCAACAAAGTCCAACCAAGTACACGGAAAAACCTATAGGGCCTGCGCCGAGTACACAATCGAAGCCAATTGAAGCTAAACCTGAAAACGGTCGCGTTTCGAGCATGGTGAACGCAATAAACCATGGCAACAATAACTCGGTGAGGGGAAGGATACCAAAGAGCTCGTCGAAGGACGATCTGTTGAAGGACCATTCGGTAGACAGTGCTTTACAAGAAGCTTTGAATTCTTCTTCAAATTCT ttACTAGGCCTGCGTAACCGCCTAATCCTAAGGCTAGATGTGCCAGTCCACGATTCTGAAAAAGCTGGACTCGGTATCAGCGTAAAGGGAAAAGTGACAGTTGGACCAGACCCTCACGATTTGGGTATCTTCATTAAATCTGTACTTCACGGGGGTGCCGCGTCCAGAGATGGAAG atTACACACAAACGACCAGCTCCTTAGTGTGAACGGCGTTTCGTTGGTCGGTCAGTCTAACGCAGAGGCGATGGAGACTCTTCGGCGGGCGCTGTTACATTCAAGGCCTAACGTACATGGTAGCATATCTCTCACTATAGCCAGGAGGACGG ACAGTATGGATAGCTTAGCGAGGTGGAAGGATGATACGCCACCGAACGGCAACGACACCACGAATTCAAACGAAAACAGTAACTCTCAAAACTTCAACACGGTTATATATAACACGTCGCACGATAAGGAGAACAAACCGTTAGATTACAGTCAGAAAGTCGAAACTAGTAAAGAAGGGACCGACCACCACGACGGCAGAAGCAGCAAGAAACACGCCTCAATCATcaccattaataataatactagctgGGTGTCGAATCAGTCGGACGACAGTAAAGGTTACTTGGAAAGGGACAAGGATACGATTCCCCACGATAACAAAAGAGACAGCTTCGAGTGGAGTCGCTTAGATGGATGGAACCCCGTCATAGATCGGCTGACGGGCCTCCGCAACGAGAGCTACTACATGGCGACGCAGGTGGACGCCCCGGTCGCCAATGGCCACCACTACCGGCAGAATCTGGGACACGTTCACATGTCGAGGTCTCCCCCCGCTCACCACAACGTCATCATCGAAGAGGATTACGGTACGACGAG GGGCAGCACGGCGGGCGAGTCGGGCAGCGAGAGCGGCGGCGCCTTCAGCCGCGACGCGGTGGGGCGGCGCTCCATGTCGGAGAAGCGCCACGCCGCGCTCGACGCGCGCGCCACCGGCACCTACCGCAAGATCAAGGAGAACAAGGCCATACACG CCATGCAAGTAGGTCCGTCGCTTGGAATGCGAAAATCGTCAAGTCTAGAATCCCTTCAGACAGCGATACAGGAAACTCAAAGAAATCCGATCCGCAACGAACCAATCTACGCTCGAGCACACCCAC cGCTAAAACATTGGCTGACAGACGACAATGCAGCCCCCGAAACTATAGTACGAGGTTCACCGCAACAATCTTCGCTATCACACAAAAAACCTTCACTTCTTAAATCCTTATCCACAATGTTCCG aatcgGCAAGCCACACAAAAAGCCTGAAGCTGATTTATACGGTAGAGCGCAGCCGGGACGGTCATCGGAGAAATCGCTGTCACGGGAAGCGCTGGAGAGGCACAGAAAAGAGGAGCGGTCCAACGAAGCAGAGCCAGTTCCACCAGCTAG AGAGGAGCGCAGCTCGCGCAGCGGCTCGGAGCGACGCACGGCGCCCGCGCACGGACAC ACGATGGAAAATGCCTGGGGCCCGACTGGACACTACGTGAATTACGAAGAGATACAACAAAACTTGAA CTTGCGGCGCGAGAAGCTGCGCGAGGTGCAGATCGGGCAGGTGCGCCGCACCGCGCACGCGCCGCCCGACAG TCGGCGAACTGGAGCGGGCGGCTATCACTCCCAGCGCTCTTGCAAAGAGAGCGGTATCCGACCGCAGTCCAACTACTACGAGTACGAAAGCGCTCCTCCGAGGAGACCCGGGAAGCTGTCGCACTACCACTGA